One stretch of Nitratiruptor tergarcus DSM 16512 DNA includes these proteins:
- a CDS encoding type II toxin-antitoxin system PemK/MazF family toxin has translation MYKRGEIYLANLNPKRGNEVDKLRPVLIFQTDFLNEIEHPTIIILPLSTKLINNAYPLRFRIQKRDRLEQDSDILCDQIRAIDKKRIIPQPLTHLTQKELFALEYQITLILGLKDYA, from the coding sequence ATGTATAAACGAGGAGAGATCTATCTTGCCAATCTCAATCCAAAAAGAGGCAATGAAGTAGACAAATTAAGACCTGTACTCATTTTTCAAACAGATTTTCTCAATGAGATTGAGCACCCCACAATCATTATACTGCCACTGAGTACAAAACTTATCAATAATGCCTATCCATTACGATTTCGCATACAAAAAAGAGATAGATTGGAACAAGATTCTGACATATTATGCGATCAAATCCGCGCCATTGATAAAAAAAGAATCATACCACAACCTCTTACTCATCTCACCCAAAAAGAGCTTTTTGCTCTAGAATATCAAATTACACTTATTTTAGGATTAAAGGATTATGCATGA
- a CDS encoding ribbon-helix-helix domain-containing protein produces the protein MKTITLKTDEKLFEEITNLSRKLKLSKSELIRRAIKEYEKKIALQNIKRQIQQASLNIRKESANMIEDLENTIDDGLENV, from the coding sequence ATGAAAACAATTACACTCAAAACAGATGAAAAGCTTTTTGAAGAGATCACAAACCTCTCACGAAAACTCAAACTGAGCAAAAGCGAACTTATCCGAAGAGCCATAAAAGAGTATGAAAAAAAGATTGCTTTACAAAACATAAAGAGACAGATACAGCAAGCCTCACTCAATATAAGAAAAGAGAGTGCGAATATGATAGAAGATTTAGAAAATACTATCGATGATGGTTTAGAAAATGTATAA
- a CDS encoding KaiC domain-containing protein, translating to MAQESQNQQDYSYQEPEVIKEAIYVGSKALEKAPELIGVPTGIEGLDDLFFTVKEVKGKLQKVSLGGIPRYSVFNITGVSDTGKSLMVEQFAIEQARKGEKVAFITVETPANFVASSLKYRALAMGYNFDEFQDNIILIDAASNYKLREYVPDLLATLAYAIKEYKINFTVIDSVTGLFENKEMMARAIVRRVFNFMKKWYQTALFVSQKRSGHEELSAEAAGGYAVGHIVDGTMVLAKELISSQYQARMYKAKLGDVVRLFRIDGCRMSGHDTKTHYMEISETGLVKILAPIGE from the coding sequence ATGGCCCAAGAGTCCCAAAACCAGCAAGATTATAGCTATCAAGAGCCAGAAGTAATTAAAGAGGCTATCTATGTTGGCTCAAAAGCTTTAGAAAAGGCGCCCGAACTTATTGGTGTACCAACAGGAATTGAGGGACTAGATGATCTCTTTTTTACCGTCAAGGAAGTAAAGGGAAAGCTTCAGAAGGTCTCTCTTGGAGGCATTCCCAGATACAGCGTCTTTAACATTACAGGAGTGAGCGATACAGGTAAAAGTCTTATGGTGGAGCAGTTTGCTATTGAGCAGGCGAGGAAAGGGGAGAAAGTTGCCTTCATCACTGTCGAGACACCGGCAAATTTTGTGGCTTCCTCTTTGAAATATCGAGCTTTAGCTATGGGATACAATTTTGATGAATTCCAAGACAATATCATTCTCATTGATGCAGCTTCCAACTACAAACTTCGTGAGTATGTGCCAGATCTCTTGGCAACGCTTGCATATGCCATCAAGGAGTATAAGATAAACTTTACTGTTATTGACTCTGTAACAGGGCTTTTTGAAAACAAGGAGATGATGGCGAGAGCCATTGTACGAAGGGTCTTTAATTTTATGAAAAAGTGGTATCAGACGGCTCTTTTTGTCAGCCAAAAGCGAAGCGGCCATGAGGAGCTCAGTGCTGAGGCTGCGGGGGGATATGCAGTGGGGCATATTGTTGACGGTACGATGGTGTTGGCAAAAGAGCTGATTTCTAGTCAGTATCAAGCAAGAATGTATAAAGCAAAGCTGGGAGATGTGGTGCGACTCTTTCGGATTGATGGATGTCGTATGAGTGGTCACGATACAAAGACCCATTACATGGAGATTAGTGAAACAGGGCTTGTGAAAATTTTAGCTCCAATTGGTGAATAA